The window TCCGGGAGGATTACGGGTAGAGGCCGCGGAGCCGGTGGGCCTCCGCCACCCGCTTCACGGCGAGGCTCATGGCGGCGAGGCGCATCGGGATCCGCTGTTCCCCCGCGTAGTCCCAGACCCGCCGGAAGGCCCCCACCATGATCTCCTTCAGGCGCTGGTTGATCTCCTCCTCCCGCCAGAAGTAGAACTGCAGGTCCTGGACCCACTCGAAGTAGGAGACGGTGACCCCGCCGGCATTGGCCAGGATGTCCGGGACCACGCGGATGCCTTTCCCCTCCAGGATCCGGTCCGCTGCCGCGGTCGTCGGGCCGTTGGCCCCTTCCACCACGAGCCGGGCGCGGACAGACCCGGCGTTCCGCTCGTGGATCGCCCCCTCCAGCGCGGCGGGGATCAGGATGTCCACGGGCAGGCCGAGGAGTTCCTCGTTGGAGATCTTGTCCGTGTCCGGAATCTCCGCGAGCCGTGCGCCCTCCTGGAGGGACCGCAGGATCCGGGGGATGTCGAGCCCCTTGGGATTATGGATCCCGCCCTTCGAGTCGGAGAGGCCGACGATCCGGCAGTCAGCCTCTTGCAGGAGCCGCGCCGCGACCCCGCCGACGTTCCCCTTCCCCTGGACCGCGACGGTGGCCCCCGCGAGGCTGATCTTCAGCTCGCGGGCCGCCTCGGCGGTCACGAAGCTGACGCCCCGCCCCGTGGCCTCCCGCCGCCCGAGCGAGCCTCCGAGGAGGACCGGCTTGCCCGTCACCACGCCCGGGACCGTGATCCCTCGCTGCATGCTGTAGGTGTCCATCATCCAGGCCATCGTCTGCTCGTTCGTGTAGACGTCGGGGGCGGGGATATCCAGCTCCGGCCCGATGAGGAGGACGATCTCGGAAGTGTACCGGCGGGTCATCCGCTCCAGCTCCCCTTGGGACATGGTCGGCGGGTTGCACCGGACCCCGCCCTTGGCCCCGCCGTAGGGCAGGCCCATCAGGGCGCACTTCCACGTCATGAGCATCGCCAGGGCGGTGACCTCATCCAGGTTGACGTCCGGGTGGTAGCGGACGCCCCCCTTGGTGGGGCCGAAGGAGTTGTCGTGCTGGACCCGGTAGCCCTCGAAGACCTCGACCCGGCCGTCGTCCATCCGGGTCGGGACCGAGACGATGAGGGCCCGCTGCGCCCGCCGCAGCCGCTTGTGGAGCCCTTCCTCGAGCTTGATCTGCGCGGCAACCTGATCGAGTTGGGCCACTGCCTCTTCCAGCATGGTCGGCATGGGCCTATCCTCCAGCCTGCATCTGCCGCCGGGCGGCCTCCCGGGCAGCGTCGAGGACCGTCCGGACCGGGATGCCCGCGGCTGCCGCGAGCCGCCGGCAGTCCTCGAACTCCGGGCTCACCTGCACCACCCGCTCCCCGAGCTGCCCCACCTTCACCGCCACCGGACCGTACGGGGTCTCGACCGTCCGGATCTCCCGCGTGAGCTTGAGTCGCCCGCGCCGGCTCACCCGCAGGCCGAACGTCGTGCTCCCCTGCAGGATGAGGGGGGCGAGGCGGCCCTCCGCTCCCGCCTCGGCGAGGACGGTGAGCACCGTCGCCGGCCGGGACTTCTTCATGATGACCGGCGTCAGGTACACGTCCAGCGCCCCGGCCGCGAATAGCTCCTCCATCAGCGGCTCGAAGAGCTGCGGGTTCATGTCGTCAATGTTCGCCTCGAGGACGGCCACCTCGTCGGTCGCGGCGGCGTCGGGCGCGTCCCCCACGAGGAGCCGGAGGCAGTTGGGCTGGCCGGCAAGCTCCCGGCTCCCGGCCCCGTAGCCGACGGCCCGGACCGTGAGCAGCGGGGGCGGGCCGAAGGCTCCGGCCACGGTGGCCAGGATGGCCGCGCCGGTGGGGGTCGTGAGCTCGGCTTCGACCTTGCTTCCGTAGCAGGGGATGCCCTTCAGGAGCTCCAGCGTCCCGGGAGCGGGGACGGGGAGGGTGCCGTGGGCCGTGGCGACCCTTCCGCCGCCCAGATTGACGGGCGAGGCCTCGACCCCGTCGGCGCCGAGGGCGGCGAGGCCGGCGACGGCCCCGACCACGTCGGCGATGGCGTCGCGGGCCCCCACCTCGTGGAAGTGGACAGCCTCCGGCGAGCTCCCGTGGACCGCCGCCTCGGCTGCGGCCAGGCGGGTGAAGATCGCCGCGGCCCGCTCGCGGGTCGCCTCCGGGAGGCGGCTTTCGCGCAGGATCGCCAGGATGTCCGGCAGGCTCCGGTGCCCGTGGCGGTGGCCGGCGCCGGGACGAATGAGCCCGGGGTCGGCCTGTCCGGACGGCTCCCCGGTCAGAACGTCCACCTTCGTCGCGGCGAAGCCCCCCCGCATCACCTTCCGGGCCTCGACCTCGAGGCCGGGAAGGCCGAGGGCGGCCACCGCCTCCTTCAGAACGGTGAGCGGCACGCCGGCGTCCACCAGGGCGCCGAGGATCATGTCGCCGGCGACCCCCGAGAAGCAGTCGAAGTAGGCGATGCGCATCCGTCCCTTCACGCGCCGAGCGCGTTGATCCGGTGGGCGAGGACGCCGGCGCCGAAGCCGTTGTCGATGTTCACCACGGCGGTGCCGGCGGCGCAGGAGTTGAGCATCGTCAGGAGGGCCGCGAGCCCCGCGAGGGAGGACCCGTACCCGACGCTGGTGGGGACCGCGACGAGCGGCCGGTCCGTCAGGCCCCCGACGACGCTGGGGAGGACCCCGTCCATCCCGGCCACCGCCACGAGGACGCGAGCGCCCCGGAGGCGCTCCACCTGGGCGAGCAGCCGGTGGAGCCCCGCCACCCCCAGGTCGTGGACGCTCTCGACGTGGCTCCCCAGGAGGTCGGCGGTGACC of the Candidatus Methylomirabilis sp. genome contains:
- a CDS encoding Glu/Leu/Phe/Val dehydrogenase, translated to MPTMLEEAVAQLDQVAAQIKLEEGLHKRLRRAQRALIVSVPTRMDDGRVEVFEGYRVQHDNSFGPTKGGVRYHPDVNLDEVTALAMLMTWKCALMGLPYGGAKGGVRCNPPTMSQGELERMTRRYTSEIVLLIGPELDIPAPDVYTNEQTMAWMMDTYSMQRGITVPGVVTGKPVLLGGSLGRREATGRGVSFVTAEAARELKISLAGATVAVQGKGNVGGVAARLLQEADCRIVGLSDSKGGIHNPKGLDIPRILRSLQEGARLAEIPDTDKISNEELLGLPVDILIPAALEGAIHERNAGSVRARLVVEGANGPTTAAADRILEGKGIRVVPDILANAGGVTVSYFEWVQDLQFYFWREEEINQRLKEIMVGAFRRVWDYAGEQRIPMRLAAMSLAVKRVAEAHRLRGLYP
- the larC gene encoding nickel pincer cofactor biosynthesis protein LarC; this translates as MRIAYFDCFSGVAGDMILGALVDAGVPLTVLKEAVAALGLPGLEVEARKVMRGGFAATKVDVLTGEPSGQADPGLIRPGAGHRHGHRSLPDILAILRESRLPEATRERAAAIFTRLAAAEAAVHGSSPEAVHFHEVGARDAIADVVGAVAGLAALGADGVEASPVNLGGGRVATAHGTLPVPAPGTLELLKGIPCYGSKVEAELTTPTGAAILATVAGAFGPPPLLTVRAVGYGAGSRELAGQPNCLRLLVGDAPDAAATDEVAVLEANIDDMNPQLFEPLMEELFAAGALDVYLTPVIMKKSRPATVLTVLAEAGAEGRLAPLILQGSTTFGLRVSRRGRLKLTREIRTVETPYGPVAVKVGQLGERVVQVSPEFEDCRRLAAAAGIPVRTVLDAAREAARRQMQAGG